One Bacteroidota bacterium genomic window carries:
- a CDS encoding family 16 glycosylhydrolase, which yields MKIKYWFIFLILIVFSSILFINTSCDKSEELSLENGFIENFDGNSINDSIWHVATWTEHGGKTGTERCYASDGYLNMVFINDPNNGYLSSAIQTRKEFSYGRWEARLKPPKEAGVCASFYTIDWDDISTPASSSDGTKEEIDIEFLTFAFGANTGKVHFAVHKSGSTSFDTNPDVDLNFNPSDDFHIWGFEITPNHIEWFVDNQVLLTYNYTESNINISSNYQLKLNLWSSTNWVNGPPTANVECLYQIDWIKFTPLN from the coding sequence ATGAAAATAAAATATTGGTTCATTTTTTTAATTCTTATCGTGTTTTCGAGTATTTTATTCATCAATACCAGTTGCGATAAATCTGAGGAATTATCTTTAGAAAATGGATTTATCGAAAACTTCGATGGAAACTCGATAAATGATTCCATATGGCATGTAGCAACCTGGACTGAACATGGTGGAAAAACAGGAACTGAAAGATGTTATGCTTCAGATGGCTATTTGAATATGGTTTTTATCAATGACCCTAATAACGGATATTTAAGCTCCGCTATCCAAACCAGAAAGGAATTCTCATACGGTAGGTGGGAAGCCAGGCTAAAACCACCCAAAGAAGCTGGAGTTTGTGCTTCTTTTTATACAATTGATTGGGATGATATTAGTACTCCTGCCTCATCAAGCGATGGAACCAAGGAAGAAATAGATATCGAATTTCTCACATTTGCTTTTGGAGCAAATACAGGAAAAGTGCATTTTGCAGTTCATAAATCGGGCTCCACTAGTTTTGATACAAATCCTGATGTTGATTTAAATTTTAACCCATCAGATGATTTTCATATTTGGGGATTTGAAATTACTCCTAATCATATTGAATGGTTTGTCGATAACCAGGTGCTTTTGACCTATAATTATACAGAATCCAATATAAATATTAGTTCTAATTATCAGTTAAAATTGAACTTGTGGTCTTCAACAAATTGGGTAAATGGGCCTCCAACAGCTAATGTAGAATGCCTCTATCAAATTGACTGGATAAAATTTACACCCTTGAATTGA
- a CDS encoding glycosyltransferase family 39 protein encodes MNIFFVNKIKKYFLLKWQQSPLQSILILALVLRLLAAVFSQGYGMHDDHFIAIEEPWSWTQGKDYDGWLPGTKGEDSEPSIYSFFYPGINYLLFEGMHTLGIMNPKTKMFFIRLLLGLFSLLTVYFGYQITKHYSSEKIAKQAGLLLAVFWFMPFFGVRNLVEVVAIPLLLGSTWLILKTNYMREKDKSFLVAFFMAGLLAGLSLSVRFQAGVYVAGMGLVFLIQKRFLSTLLFGLGTLLSFAVLQGVPDYLIWEKPFSVLEGYIQYNLANKGAYGNQNNVFMYFQLLPGLLIPPIGLFLFFGFFLKIKNHLLVFLPSLLFLLFHTWFPNRQERFILTIVPMVIMLGVIGWEHFYNQSKWWANRNRLYKNFNRFFWIVNTLLLLAITFTYSKRSRVEAMHYFYKTEKTINAVIIDDTGRRETMMMPVFYAGKAFNILTISNYDSTNMRIHYPWSYIQVSHSREVLRQPGLVAHPQYVVFVEDIDLENRVQIMKGIYPSLAFEAYIKPSLTDRIMKKMNPHNKNEDFYIYRTGL; translated from the coding sequence ATGAACATTTTTTTCGTCAATAAAATAAAAAAGTATTTCCTGCTGAAGTGGCAACAATCTCCCCTGCAGAGTATACTAATTCTTGCACTTGTGCTGAGGTTACTGGCAGCGGTGTTTTCGCAGGGCTATGGTATGCACGACGATCATTTTATTGCCATCGAAGAACCCTGGTCGTGGACCCAGGGAAAAGATTACGATGGATGGCTGCCCGGTACAAAAGGTGAAGATTCCGAACCTTCGATTTATAGTTTTTTCTACCCGGGCATCAACTACCTTCTTTTTGAGGGAATGCACACACTGGGAATCATGAACCCCAAAACCAAGATGTTTTTTATACGTCTCTTGCTGGGCTTGTTTTCATTACTCACCGTGTATTTTGGCTATCAAATTACAAAGCATTACTCCTCGGAAAAAATAGCGAAACAGGCAGGGCTATTACTGGCTGTTTTCTGGTTTATGCCCTTCTTCGGCGTGCGCAACCTGGTTGAAGTGGTTGCCATTCCCCTTTTGTTGGGCAGCACCTGGCTTATTCTGAAAACCAATTACATGCGGGAGAAAGACAAATCCTTTTTAGTTGCTTTTTTTATGGCGGGCCTGTTGGCCGGGCTTTCGCTCTCTGTGAGGTTTCAGGCTGGTGTGTATGTGGCGGGCATGGGCCTGGTTTTTTTAATTCAGAAAAGATTTCTTTCCACCCTCCTGTTCGGCCTTGGCACACTTCTTTCATTTGCGGTGTTACAAGGCGTGCCCGATTACCTGATCTGGGAAAAACCCTTCTCGGTACTCGAAGGATATATTCAGTACAATTTGGCGAATAAAGGGGCCTATGGCAACCAGAACAATGTATTTATGTACTTTCAACTGTTACCAGGTCTGCTCATACCGCCAATTGGACTATTCCTGTTTTTTGGTTTTTTTCTGAAAATAAAAAACCATCTTCTTGTATTTCTCCCCTCGCTCCTTTTCCTCTTGTTTCATACCTGGTTCCCCAACCGGCAGGAAAGATTTATACTTACCATTGTTCCCATGGTAATTATGCTGGGTGTAATCGGCTGGGAACACTTTTACAATCAATCAAAATGGTGGGCGAATCGTAACAGACTTTACAAAAACTTTAACCGCTTTTTCTGGATAGTAAACACCCTTTTGCTCCTGGCCATTACCTTTACCTATTCGAAACGCTCGCGGGTTGAAGCCATGCACTATTTCTATAAAACCGAAAAAACAATTAACGCGGTAATAATTGACGACACCGGAAGGCGCGAAACCATGATGATGCCTGTTTTCTATGCCGGAAAAGCATTTAACATACTAACAATTAGCAATTACGACAGTACCAACATGCGCATCCATTATCCCTGGTCGTACATACAGGTGTCTCACTCGCGCGAAGTACTGCGGCAGCCCGGACTTGTTGCACACCCGCAATATGTGGTGTTTGTCGAAGATATAGACCTCGAAAACAGGGTGCAAATAATGAAAGGCATTTATCCGTCGCTTGCCTTCGAAGCTTATATAAAACCCAGCCTTACCGACAGAATTATGAAAAAGATGAACCCTCATAATAAAAATGAGGATTTTTATATCTATCGAACTGGTTTGTAA
- a CDS encoding SpoIIE family protein phosphatase: MKRHLFLILSAVLFSHALLAATAPGIQKGILDLRGGVLEVHPEISLSGEWEFYWHQLLEHEDFSNPNLNPTHFLKVPAVWNTLQHDSVFLPGHGYATYRIRVFLDDHSEPMAIKFGSINTAFRAYINDKLINGAGEVSEIKNLNEPGYTTGVVIFQAPADTFDVIIQVSNYNYCKGGINNNLTTIGKAQDIQNSWSAQIELLLLLLGCISIFAFYHLGLFHLNRQFKSAGYFAIFCVVLGMRALLVNEIYLLRLIPSFNWLILVRLEYLTLMFGAITFMLFINDVFKGYRYKKFTWIVLFFNTLSAIVVLFASVDVFTSLLIYYQVSMLMAAGYALFIVFKALFNGNRAARYIVLGLVILIGTIVNDVLYVNGVIQTGFIITYGFIIFIVSQAYMLSYQFHQMFDETRKLASDLEEINQNLEQTIVERTQEITDQNLLLVEQNEEISTQRDNIEKQHHLVMKQKQVITDSINYAQRIQRAVLPSNNKFIGHFKDHFILYEPRDIVSGDFYWFSVKDEKIIIVAADCTGHGVPGAFMSMLGMAFLAEISRLPEVNTPAKMLEFLREKIKQSLHQYDEDALQKEGMDMALCIINTQNNTLEFSGAYSPLYLIRNDEILIHKGDRQPVAVYLREREFTNNTIEILPNDRFYMFSDGYADQTHGVTKQKLMVKNFRDLLLKIHKLPMQEQKILLEKHLEEWKAGGPQIDDILVIGFQL; this comes from the coding sequence ATGAAACGACATTTGTTCCTCATTCTTTCCGCTGTTCTTTTTTCACATGCTTTGCTGGCAGCAACAGCTCCAGGCATACAAAAGGGAATCCTCGATTTACGGGGCGGTGTGTTGGAGGTTCACCCTGAGATTAGTTTATCAGGCGAATGGGAGTTTTATTGGCATCAACTTCTCGAACATGAAGATTTTAGCAACCCCAACTTAAACCCTACCCACTTTTTGAAAGTTCCGGCTGTATGGAATACCCTTCAGCATGACAGTGTATTTTTACCTGGCCATGGATATGCCACTTATCGAATCAGGGTTTTTCTTGATGACCACAGTGAGCCAATGGCAATAAAGTTTGGCAGCATCAACACGGCCTTTAGGGCTTATATAAACGATAAACTTATCAATGGTGCAGGCGAAGTTTCGGAAATCAAAAATTTAAATGAACCCGGCTATACTACTGGTGTGGTAATTTTTCAGGCGCCGGCAGATACTTTTGATGTGATTATTCAGGTTTCGAATTATAACTATTGCAAAGGAGGTATTAACAACAACCTCACTACCATCGGAAAAGCCCAGGATATCCAGAACAGCTGGAGCGCTCAGATCGAATTGCTACTGCTCTTACTGGGCTGCATCAGTATTTTTGCCTTTTATCATCTTGGGTTATTTCATTTGAACCGACAATTTAAATCGGCAGGATATTTTGCAATTTTTTGCGTGGTATTAGGTATGCGTGCCCTGCTGGTCAACGAAATCTATTTGTTAAGACTTATCCCATCGTTTAACTGGCTCATACTGGTAAGACTGGAATACCTGACCTTAATGTTTGGTGCGATTACTTTTATGCTTTTCATTAACGATGTTTTTAAAGGATACCGATACAAGAAATTTACGTGGATTGTCTTGTTCTTTAATACTTTATCTGCCATTGTGGTGCTGTTTGCTTCTGTAGATGTGTTTACCAGTTTATTAATTTACTATCAGGTAAGTATGTTAATGGCAGCAGGCTATGCTTTGTTTATTGTTTTTAAAGCTTTGTTCAATGGCAATCGTGCCGCCCGCTACATTGTTTTGGGCCTGGTTATTTTAATTGGAACGATTGTAAACGATGTGCTCTATGTGAATGGGGTGATTCAAACAGGTTTTATTATCACCTATGGTTTTATCATCTTTATTGTTAGCCAGGCTTATATGCTCAGCTACCAGTTTCATCAAATGTTCGACGAAACCCGTAAACTTGCCAGCGACCTCGAAGAAATCAACCAGAACCTCGAGCAAACCATTGTAGAGCGTACGCAGGAAATTACTGATCAAAACCTGTTGTTGGTTGAGCAAAATGAAGAGATAAGCACCCAGCGCGACAACATCGAAAAACAGCATCATCTGGTGATGAAGCAAAAACAGGTAATTACCGACAGCATTAACTATGCCCAGCGTATTCAACGTGCGGTGTTGCCATCGAACAATAAGTTTATAGGGCACTTTAAAGATCATTTTATACTCTACGAACCGCGTGATATTGTAAGTGGCGACTTTTACTGGTTTTCGGTTAAAGACGAGAAAATAATTATTGTAGCGGCCGACTGCACAGGGCATGGAGTGCCAGGCGCATTTATGAGCATGCTGGGTATGGCATTTTTAGCCGAAATTAGCAGGCTGCCAGAGGTGAACACTCCCGCTAAAATGCTCGAATTTTTACGCGAAAAAATTAAACAATCCTTGCATCAATACGACGAAGATGCACTTCAAAAAGAAGGCATGGACATGGCTTTGTGCATTATCAACACACAAAACAACACCCTGGAGTTTTCTGGAGCCTATTCGCCATTGTACCTCATTCGTAACGATGAAATCCTCATACATAAAGGCGACCGGCAGCCCGTTGCAGTATACTTACGCGAAAGGGAGTTTACCAATAATACCATCGAGATATTACCTAACGACCGTTTCTATATGTTTTCCGATGGTTATGCCGACCAGACTCATGGGGTGACCAAGCAAAAATTAATGGTGAAGAATTTCCGCGATTTACTTCTTAAAATCCATAAATTGCCCATGCAGGAACAAAAAATCCTTCTCGAAAAACACCTCGAGGAATGGAAGGCTGGCGGACCACAAATCGATGATATTCTGGTGATAGGGTTCCAGCTTTAA
- a CDS encoding transposase, which translates to MSQKYKVRNPEALYFITITVIDWVDLISRPVYKHIIVESLQYCKINKGLIIYAYVIMPSHLHLIVQSKEPFKLEDTIRDFKKFTSKELINAIKEYPESRREWLLNKFTYAAGRINKGVNYKVWQDGYHPVELTTNEMKEQRLNYIHNNPVEEEIVINTEDYKYSSATNYAYGMGVLEIEKI; encoded by the coding sequence ATGTCACAAAAATATAAAGTCAGAAATCCGGAAGCACTCTATTTTATTACAATTACAGTAATCGATTGGGTCGATTTGATTTCAAGGCCTGTTTACAAGCATATTATTGTCGAATCTTTGCAATATTGCAAGATAAATAAGGGGCTTATTATTTATGCATATGTAATCATGCCAAGCCATTTACATCTGATTGTACAAAGTAAAGAGCCATTTAAATTAGAGGATACAATCCGAGATTTTAAAAAATTTACGTCAAAAGAATTAATAAACGCAATAAAAGAGTACCCAGAAAGCAGGCGAGAATGGTTGCTCAATAAATTCACCTATGCAGCCGGCAGAATTAACAAAGGTGTAAATTATAAAGTGTGGCAGGATGGTTATCATCCGGTTGAACTAACAACAAATGAAATGAAAGAACAGCGGTTAAATTACATCCATAATAACCCGGTTGAAGAGGAGATTGTTATTAATACAGAAGACTATAAATATTCTTCCGCAACAAACTATGCCTATGGAATGGGTGTATTGGAAATCGAAAAAATATAA
- a CDS encoding type II toxin-antitoxin system HigB family toxin, whose translation MRVIAKKILRDFWAKHADSEDQLKTWYKEASKANWTSPTDIKNEYPKASILRAGRVVFNICGNKYRLITHINYLRQWIFIRFIGTHDDYDKIDAEKI comes from the coding sequence ATGAGAGTCATTGCAAAAAAGATACTTCGAGATTTCTGGGCAAAGCATGCGGATTCAGAAGATCAGTTAAAAACTTGGTATAAAGAAGCAAGCAAAGCAAATTGGACAAGTCCGACTGACATTAAAAATGAGTATCCGAAAGCGAGTATTTTAAGAGCTGGACGAGTGGTTTTTAACATTTGTGGCAATAAGTACAGATTGATTACACATATCAACTATTTGAGACAATGGATTTTTATTCGGTTTATTGGCACACATGATGATTATGATAAAATTGATGCAGAAAAAATTTGA
- a CDS encoding superoxide dismutase has protein sequence MKTLKLLAISAMLIAALFTFNNRAYAHCEIPCGIYGDSLRISLMYEHIKTIEKSMSQIQELSKAAVIDYNQLTRWVINKEEHATQLQDIVSQYFLHQRLKPTDISNTEAYNKYIQQLTLLHQLLVYAMKSKQTTDLAIIDKMRDTVHSFEHAYFE, from the coding sequence ATGAAAACTTTAAAACTTTTGGCAATCTCCGCTATGCTCATCGCAGCTCTATTCACTTTTAACAACCGGGCCTATGCCCACTGCGAAATCCCTTGTGGTATATATGGCGATTCTCTGCGCATTTCGTTAATGTATGAGCACATTAAAACAATTGAAAAATCGATGTCGCAGATTCAGGAACTTTCCAAAGCTGCTGTGATTGATTACAACCAACTGACACGCTGGGTAATCAACAAAGAGGAACATGCTACCCAACTTCAGGACATTGTAAGTCAGTATTTTCTGCACCAGCGGTTAAAGCCTACTGATATTTCCAACACTGAGGCTTATAACAAATACATCCAACAGCTTACCCTGCTGCATCAATTGCTGGTATATGCCATGAAGAGCAAACAAACCACCGACCTTGCCATTATCGATAAAATGCGCGATACTGTGCATAGTTTCGAGCATGCTTACTTTGAATAA
- a CDS encoding DUF2442 domain-containing protein, which translates to MKILVEYSDLDVQSIKIDTAKYLGDYAIRIFFNDGSERLVDFKPFLTKSLHPTIKKYLREDYFSEFQIVDGNLNWHDYDLIFPILDLYNGKLES; encoded by the coding sequence ATGAAAATATTGGTAGAATATAGTGATCTTGATGTACAAAGTATTAAAATAGATACCGCCAAATATTTAGGAGATTATGCTATCCGCATTTTTTTTAATGACGGCTCAGAAAGACTGGTAGATTTCAAACCGTTTTTAACTAAATCACTACATCCAACCATTAAAAAATATTTAAGGGAAGATTATTTTTCCGAATTTCAAATTGTAGATGGTAATTTAAACTGGCATGATTACGATTTAATATTTCCAATTTTGGATTTGTATAATGGCAAGTTAGAATCATAA
- a CDS encoding n-acetylglutamate synthase gives MKINIDNIYFHVLSNTKNGELQADTVFHYHQKDNLVWADYYGGGIVKGQLLGKVVNDEYLEFIYQHINTGFELMTGNCRSYPSEPINGKRVFKEYWKWTCRDYSEGESEIIEV, from the coding sequence ATGAAAATCAACATCGATAACATCTATTTTCATGTTTTGAGCAATACAAAAAACGGAGAATTGCAAGCCGATACCGTGTTTCATTACCATCAGAAAGATAACCTGGTGTGGGCTGATTATTACGGAGGTGGTATTGTAAAGGGACAGCTATTGGGTAAAGTGGTAAACGATGAGTACCTCGAGTTTATTTATCAGCACATCAACACCGGCTTTGAGTTAATGACGGGCAATTGTCGTTCTTATCCTTCCGAACCCATTAACGGCAAACGCGTGTTCAAAGAATACTGGAAATGGACCTGCCGCGATTATAGCGAAGGAGAATCGGAAATTATTGAAGTATAA
- a CDS encoding DUF4160 domain-containing protein has translation MPKIFEYLGILVFFYSNEHEPIHVHGKKSGCESKAEFYIVNGIISEIIIKNIKGEKPLSGKELKDFEEFLEVYAEKIVEKWINYFVYHMDIKFERITKRIK, from the coding sequence ATGCCTAAAATATTTGAATATTTGGGAATTCTGGTTTTCTTTTATTCTAATGAGCATGAACCAATTCATGTACACGGGAAAAAATCTGGCTGTGAAAGCAAAGCTGAATTCTATATTGTTAACGGAATTATTTCAGAAATAATAATTAAAAACATTAAAGGTGAAAAACCTTTATCTGGAAAGGAATTGAAAGACTTTGAAGAATTCTTAGAAGTTTATGCTGAAAAGATAGTTGAAAAATGGATAAACTATTTTGTTTATCATATGGACATTAAATTTGAAAGAATTACAAAGAGAATAAAATGA
- a CDS encoding cytidine deaminase: MNNQLIDLLIEKARAASRNSYSVYSKFPVGAAFINHQGEVFSGCNVENISFGLTMCAERTAIFSSIAQGNKSIDTMVIYTPTQAPTYPCGACRQVIAEFNPQARIICVCNTSERVDTTLDKLLPSPSLPVDLKLK, translated from the coding sequence ATGAACAATCAACTCATTGACTTACTAATCGAAAAAGCCCGCGCAGCCTCGAGAAATTCCTATTCGGTATACAGTAAATTTCCGGTTGGTGCAGCCTTTATCAATCACCAGGGCGAGGTGTTTTCGGGCTGCAATGTCGAAAATATTTCGTTCGGACTTACCATGTGTGCTGAACGAACTGCAATCTTCAGCAGTATTGCCCAAGGAAATAAGTCTATTGATACAATGGTAATTTACACACCAACCCAGGCTCCTACCTACCCCTGTGGAGCCTGCCGGCAGGTAATTGCAGAGTTTAATCCGCAGGCACGAATAATTTGTGTGTGCAACACTTCAGAAAGGGTCGACACTACTCTCGATAAGCTGCTTCCATCGCCAAGTTTACCGGTTGACCTTAAGTTGAAATAA
- a CDS encoding YbaK/EbsC family protein yields the protein MPAKRIKEFLDNQGIKYYVITHSMAFTAQEIAASVHISGYELAKTVIIRVKNKLAMAVLPATYKVNFKQLAKVVGTEDIALAHEQEFQFRFPECEVGAMPPFGNLWNMDVYVAEKLARNSDIVFNAGSHTELIRMSFADFERLVNPKVLSYAI from the coding sequence ATGCCTGCAAAAAGAATTAAGGAATTCCTCGACAACCAGGGGATTAAATATTATGTAATCACTCACTCCATGGCCTTTACAGCCCAGGAAATAGCAGCTTCGGTGCATATCAGTGGCTATGAGTTGGCAAAAACAGTGATTATAAGAGTTAAAAATAAACTTGCCATGGCGGTTCTGCCTGCTACCTACAAGGTAAATTTTAAACAATTGGCTAAGGTGGTGGGTACCGAGGATATTGCCCTGGCTCACGAACAGGAATTTCAGTTTCGTTTTCCGGAATGCGAAGTAGGAGCTATGCCACCCTTCGGAAACCTCTGGAATATGGATGTGTATGTAGCTGAAAAGCTTGCCCGTAACAGCGACATTGTCTTTAATGCCGGTTCGCACACAGAACTGATCCGCATGTCGTTTGCCGATTTCGAAAGGCTTGTAAATCCCAAAGTGCTGAGCTACGCTATTTGA
- a CDS encoding transcriptional regulator, with the protein MDIKVIKTEEDYQQAIDRLEVIFDAPIDSPEGDEAEILSILIEKFEDVHYPIGPPDPIEAIKFRMEQMDMKKGDLAEIIGYKSRVSEIFSKKRKLTLDMIRRLHDKLKIPYETLIADY; encoded by the coding sequence ATGGATATTAAAGTGATTAAAACAGAAGAGGATTATCAACAAGCAATAGACAGACTTGAGGTGATTTTTGACGCTCCAATTGATTCACCCGAAGGAGACGAAGCAGAGATACTTAGTATTTTGATTGAGAAATTTGAAGATGTGCATTATCCGATAGGACCACCCGACCCGATTGAGGCGATAAAGTTTCGCATGGAGCAAATGGATATGAAAAAAGGTGATTTGGCCGAGATTATTGGATATAAAAGTCGTGTTTCGGAGATTTTTAGTAAAAAAAGAAAATTGACATTGGATATGATTCGTCGATTGCATGATAAGCTTAAAATTCCATATGAAACATTAATTGCTGATTATTAA
- a CDS encoding esterase has product MKLKFGIIFLLIVFFNQAFAQPIARVKNVKIQSKVLNQEREILIYTPVDYDWRTNEYFNVIYVFDSQNREFFDYTSSIISFLTDGNKSFIVVGISSPYNEKLDYSRNNDLLPVLETENSKNRYGKYSGNADNFLSYVELEVIPFVNSKYRTLNQNIAVGHSLGASFILFSLLEKPNLFQNYIAISPNFEYDEDKLSKKLTNFDYTKIKKPTFIYLSNANEGIEYWKEWKPAREKVYSFFKDSLKDKNITVEIDEFPNNNHWNTFPPSLNNALEFYFKNVQKKQESELSQEKYEVTIRVKVPKKEDVIYITGNQDNLGDWNPNKIEMKKITELEREISLKLQSPAQFKFTKGNWESELQIVGTYNNVIIKPELKKEFILEIEKNMDENE; this is encoded by the coding sequence ATGAAATTGAAATTTGGAATTATTTTTTTGTTAATCGTATTTTTTAACCAAGCTTTTGCCCAACCAATAGCCAGAGTTAAAAATGTAAAAATCCAATCGAAAGTATTAAATCAAGAAAGAGAAATTCTGATATATACACCTGTGGATTATGATTGGAGAACAAACGAATATTTCAATGTAATTTATGTTTTTGACAGCCAAAACAGAGAGTTTTTTGATTATACAAGTTCAATAATTTCTTTTTTAACAGATGGGAATAAATCTTTCATTGTAGTTGGAATATCTTCGCCTTACAATGAAAAACTTGACTATTCAAGAAATAACGACTTATTACCGGTTTTGGAAACTGAAAATTCAAAGAACCGATACGGAAAATATTCAGGAAATGCTGACAATTTTCTAAGTTATGTTGAATTAGAAGTTATTCCTTTTGTAAATTCAAAATACAGAACGTTGAACCAGAACATTGCAGTAGGACACTCTTTAGGAGCATCGTTTATTTTATTTTCATTGCTTGAAAAACCAAATCTATTTCAAAATTACATTGCAATATCACCTAATTTTGAGTATGACGAGGATAAATTAAGTAAAAAACTCACAAATTTTGACTATACAAAAATCAAAAAACCAACTTTCATTTATTTAAGCAATGCAAACGAAGGCATTGAATATTGGAAAGAGTGGAAACCAGCAAGAGAGAAAGTTTATTCGTTTTTTAAAGACTCTCTAAAAGATAAAAACATTACAGTTGAAATTGATGAATTTCCAAATAATAATCATTGGAATACATTTCCACCAAGTTTAAATAATGCATTGGAATTTTACTTTAAAAATGTTCAAAAAAAGCAAGAAAGCGAATTAAGTCAAGAAAAATATGAAGTTACAATAAGAGTAAAAGTTCCTAAAAAAGAGGATGTAATTTATATAACAGGTAATCAAGACAACTTAGGAGATTGGAACCCAAACAAAATTGAAATGAAAAAAATCACAGAATTAGAAAGAGAAATAAGTCTAAAACTTCAAAGTCCGGCTCAATTTAAATTTACGAAGGGAAATTGGGAGTCAGAATTGCAAATTGTTGGAACCTATAATAATGTAATAATTAAGCCTGAATTAAAAAAAGAATTCATATTAGAAATCGAAAAAAATATGGATGAAAATGAATAG